A window from Paraburkholderia acidiphila encodes these proteins:
- a CDS encoding xanthine dehydrogenase family protein molybdopterin-binding subunit, which yields MACDVPFTRRTFLKAMGSGAFTISVSPVAAFMAGCSAQRPAATPSANTANAATSAHPTQQAPNGAPDWAPEPGKARWRIEGVPKVTGARIYARDFKARDFDGWPKEENWLYALRCNCVDKNVEDFDLSVLPRELRPIAVVSNQTLNDNRIYLAAESDPLQHEDIFLFAQKGQPANCYGQPVALLIFENFDTYRHARKLLDFNESVIRYGATVSKHAAATDWYASANKIYVRDDDTSFSNLLMAVDNKGRPSPAFIETCKAKRKEILNLAASKVGSKTWRPFTGSFTTPAIDPMFMEPESGLAWFQADSGCMHLVLGTQSPRGDGGAVGDVFYKSNINVKQVHVISCYPGGGFGGRDSSNFPVYLALAAPFAKGALRWQQSRYEQFQVGLKRSATAFTETIWLDPGGKLQALDSSFTFNGGGKENLTGAVGDLAAMSAMSCYNIPRASAQSAVSYTPDLFGGSQRGFGGPQAYLAIETLMDEAAQALHKSPFEIRRNNLLGKGHGKTLTGAPILFDLQLEDLLNGLEAHALWRSRESVRAQRRAHGLRYGVGLAMSNQAYGTAKDPVFAMVQIQPNAGLRVLTHYTEMGNGAATTLALAPAASLGQNAQDIAMGEVDAFQIPDFKYNTLGKWSDSRSYPISSPFGSSSACLGAFQHFQAVDRAAMVLLLQSVLPAARKLWRNPRVEPQYLKWVNGKLTAASHEAIGWPALLDEINRLQLPTVAAAHITYAGGFWRSKYTFESGPAEMDCDYIAVGPDTHNLKSVPHGELLAPPNGVGFGRTNYAPSAALVAVSVSPESGRVKVEHVVTTLSAGRLICPEIVQGQSQGAVAMAMSNVLSEACPLGNLGPGNGTWNLDRYLITRMSDVPRQELITLPPPAGKEHHSARGIGEAVMCPIAPALLNALAMATGHRFRDTPVTPDTIREALK from the coding sequence ATGGCTTGCGATGTTCCGTTCACCCGCCGGACATTCCTCAAAGCCATGGGGAGTGGCGCATTCACGATCTCGGTCAGCCCCGTCGCCGCATTCATGGCCGGCTGTTCTGCGCAACGCCCGGCCGCCACCCCCAGCGCGAATACCGCGAATGCCGCGACAAGCGCCCACCCCACGCAGCAAGCACCGAATGGCGCGCCCGACTGGGCGCCGGAGCCGGGCAAGGCGCGCTGGCGAATCGAGGGCGTACCCAAGGTCACGGGCGCCAGGATCTACGCGCGCGATTTCAAGGCGCGCGACTTCGACGGCTGGCCGAAAGAAGAAAACTGGCTATATGCCCTGAGATGCAATTGCGTCGACAAGAATGTCGAAGACTTCGACCTGAGCGTATTGCCGCGCGAACTTCGCCCGATTGCCGTGGTCTCCAACCAGACGCTGAATGACAATCGAATCTATCTCGCTGCCGAATCTGATCCGCTGCAACACGAGGATATCTTCCTCTTTGCGCAAAAGGGCCAGCCGGCCAATTGCTATGGCCAGCCCGTCGCCTTGTTGATTTTCGAAAACTTCGACACATATCGCCACGCAAGGAAGCTGCTCGATTTCAACGAATCGGTGATCCGCTACGGCGCAACGGTCTCGAAGCACGCCGCGGCAACCGACTGGTATGCCTCCGCGAACAAGATCTATGTACGCGACGACGACACGTCGTTTTCGAACCTCCTGATGGCCGTGGACAACAAGGGGCGTCCGTCACCCGCATTCATCGAAACGTGCAAGGCAAAGAGAAAGGAGATTCTGAATCTGGCCGCAAGCAAAGTCGGCAGCAAAACCTGGCGCCCGTTCACCGGCTCATTTACGACGCCCGCCATCGATCCGATGTTCATGGAGCCGGAGTCGGGACTGGCCTGGTTCCAGGCGGACTCCGGTTGTATGCATCTGGTTCTCGGCACGCAATCGCCGCGCGGCGACGGCGGCGCAGTAGGCGACGTGTTTTACAAGAGCAATATCAACGTCAAGCAGGTGCACGTAATCAGCTGCTATCCGGGCGGCGGATTCGGCGGCCGCGACAGTTCGAATTTCCCCGTTTATCTCGCCCTCGCCGCGCCCTTCGCCAAGGGAGCGCTGCGTTGGCAGCAGTCTCGCTACGAGCAGTTCCAGGTAGGGTTGAAGCGCTCGGCGACCGCATTCACGGAGACCATCTGGCTCGACCCTGGTGGCAAGCTGCAGGCACTCGACAGCTCGTTCACCTTCAATGGCGGCGGCAAGGAAAACCTCACGGGCGCCGTTGGCGACCTCGCCGCCATGAGCGCGATGAGTTGCTACAACATTCCGCGCGCCAGTGCGCAAAGCGCCGTGAGCTATACGCCCGATCTGTTCGGCGGCTCGCAGCGCGGCTTCGGCGGTCCCCAGGCTTACCTCGCCATCGAAACGCTCATGGACGAAGCCGCGCAGGCACTGCACAAGAGTCCGTTCGAGATCCGGCGCAACAACCTGCTTGGCAAGGGCCATGGCAAAACGCTCACTGGCGCGCCCATTCTGTTCGACCTTCAGCTCGAAGACCTGCTAAACGGCCTTGAAGCGCACGCGTTATGGCGCAGCCGGGAAAGCGTGCGCGCGCAACGGCGTGCGCACGGGTTGCGATATGGCGTCGGGCTCGCCATGTCGAACCAGGCCTACGGCACCGCGAAAGACCCCGTATTCGCGATGGTGCAGATTCAACCGAATGCCGGCCTGCGCGTGCTGACGCATTACACGGAGATGGGCAATGGCGCGGCGACGACGCTGGCGCTCGCGCCCGCCGCCTCCCTCGGGCAGAACGCACAGGACATCGCCATGGGCGAGGTCGACGCATTTCAGATACCGGACTTCAAATACAACACGCTGGGCAAATGGAGCGACAGCCGAAGCTACCCAATCTCGAGCCCGTTTGGCTCTTCAAGCGCATGCCTCGGTGCATTCCAGCACTTTCAGGCCGTGGACCGCGCCGCCATGGTGTTGCTGCTGCAAAGCGTGCTGCCTGCCGCGCGCAAGCTATGGCGTAACCCGCGCGTCGAACCTCAATACCTCAAGTGGGTGAATGGCAAGCTCACCGCCGCCAGTCACGAGGCGATCGGCTGGCCGGCGCTGCTCGACGAGATCAACCGCCTGCAGTTGCCTACCGTGGCCGCCGCGCATATTACCTACGCGGGCGGATTCTGGCGCAGCAAGTATACGTTCGAGTCGGGACCGGCCGAGATGGACTGCGACTACATTGCCGTCGGCCCCGATACGCACAATCTCAAGAGCGTGCCTCACGGCGAGTTGCTGGCGCCCCCGAACGGGGTCGGCTTCGGGCGCACGAACTATGCGCCTTCGGCGGCGCTTGTCGCGGTGTCGGTCAGCCCCGAAAGCGGGCGCGTGAAGGTGGAGCATGTCGTCACGACGCTCAGCGCCGGCCGCCTGATTTGTCCCGAGATCGTGCAAGGCCAGTCGCAAGGTGCCGTAGCCATGGCGATGAGCAATGTCCTTAGCGAAGCGTGTCCGCTCGGCAATCTCGGCCCCGGCAACGGCACATGGAATCTCGACCGCTACCTCATCACGCGCATGAGCGATGTCCCGCGCCAGGAACTCATCACACTGCCGCCGCCCGCCGGCAAGGAGCATCACAGCGCGCGCGGTATCGGCGAGGCCGTGATGTGCCCCATCGCGCCGGCACTGCTGAACGCGCTGGCCATGGCAACCGGCCATCGTTTCAGGGACACCCCCGTCACGCCCGACACGATACGCGAGGCCCTGAAGTGA
- a CDS encoding (2Fe-2S)-binding protein, which produces MSEGNVKIHVNGHAVTVPAADTDMSLAEFLHERLDLTGTKVCCGIGACRACTVGMRSSQGALMEKTLACITPVSAVANQHIYTVESLAHGNRLSPLQQTFLESFAFQCGYCTPGFLMAATAMLEHLKAYRIGPDQLDAEIDTWVGGNLCRCTGYVKYREAIRKVAQMQMKSGG; this is translated from the coding sequence GTGAGCGAAGGCAACGTCAAGATTCACGTGAACGGACACGCCGTCACCGTGCCGGCCGCCGATACCGACATGAGCCTCGCCGAATTCCTTCACGAGCGCCTCGACCTCACAGGGACCAAGGTGTGCTGCGGTATCGGCGCATGCCGCGCGTGCACCGTGGGCATGCGCAGCAGCCAGGGCGCGCTGATGGAAAAAACCCTGGCGTGCATCACGCCCGTGAGCGCGGTTGCGAATCAACATATCTATACCGTCGAGAGCCTCGCGCACGGCAACAGGCTTTCGCCGCTACAGCAGACTTTCCTCGAATCTTTCGCGTTTCAGTGCGGCTACTGCACGCCCGGTTTCCTGATGGCGGCGACCGCCATGCTCGAACATCTGAAGGCGTACCGTATCGGCCCAGACCAGCTCGACGCGGAAATCGACACGTGGGTGGGGGGAAACCTGTGCCGGTGCACTGGCTACGTCAAGTACCGCGAAGCGATCCGCAAAGTCGCGCAAATGCAGATGAAGAGCGGGGGATGA